In Marmota flaviventris isolate mMarFla1 chromosome 17, mMarFla1.hap1, whole genome shotgun sequence, a single genomic region encodes these proteins:
- the C17H17orf50 gene encoding uncharacterized protein C17orf50 homolog, translating into MDKYGVKTPLWKKELEEPCAKEAAQEKEEVRSEEDDEDVTADSAAEDAEETRQAEVQGRERLSVSYYPLSQESSTQQVALLRRSDSGFWGWFSPFALLGSLAAPAERKRSLPEEPCVLETRRSPRLGGCARCEILFCKKCKSLHSHPAYVAHCVLEHPDLGKAETAEGSEQLRSQPVSSNLA; encoded by the exons GTGTGAAGACCCCCTTGTGGAAGAAGGAGCTGGAGGAGCCTTGCGCCAAGGAGGCGGCTCAGGAGAAAGAGGAGGTGAGGTCTGAGGAGGACGACGAGGATGTGACCGCAGATAGCGCGGCAGAGGACGCGGAGGAGACGCGCCAGGCGGAGGTGCAAGGCCGCGAGCGGCTCTCGGTGTCCTACTACCCACTGAGCCAGGAGTCCAGCACCCAGCAGGTGGCGCTACTGCGGCGCTCAGACAGCGGCTTCTGGGGCTGGTTCAGCCCCTTCGCGCTGCTGGGCAGCCTGGCTGCTCCTGCCGAAAG GAAGCGAAGCCTTCCGGAGGAGCCGTGCGTGCTGGAGACGCGACGGTCTCCGCGCCTCGGGGGCTGTGCGCGCTGCGAGATCCTTTTTTGCAAGAAATGCAAGAGCCTGCACAGCCACCCGGCTTACGTGGCGCACTGTGTTCTGGAACACCCGGATCTGGGTAAGGCGGAGACGGCTGAGGGCTCTGAACAACTCCGCTCTCAGCCTGTGTCCTCCAACCTTGCCTAA